In Patescibacteria group bacterium, a genomic segment contains:
- the lepB gene encoding signal peptidase I encodes MELIKKFTTFFFDLIEIFVVAMAIFVVGYLFFFQPHQVKGSSMEPNFHDAEYILTDKISYRFSPPKRGDIVIFRAPKNRELDYIKRIIGLPKDKIRITNGKVFINGQQLKEDYLQGRITSPGSFLPEGKEYTVGENEYFCLGDNRPYSSDSRDWGTVVREDIIGKAWLKYWPPPNLGILANVKY; translated from the coding sequence ATGGAGCTTATAAAAAAATTCACGACCTTCTTTTTTGATTTAATCGAGATTTTCGTCGTCGCCATGGCGATTTTCGTCGTCGGCTACCTTTTCTTTTTTCAACCGCACCAGGTCAAGGGAAGCTCGATGGAACCCAATTTTCACGACGCCGAATATATTTTAACCGATAAAATCTCTTATCGTTTCAGTCCCCCAAAACGGGGCGATATTGTTATCTTTCGGGCGCCTAAAAATCGTGAATTAGATTACATTAAAAGAATTATCGGCTTACCCAAAGATAAGATCAGAATTACTAACGGCAAAGTTTTTATAAACGGCCAACAACTTAAAGAAGATTATCTTCAAGGAAGGATCACTTCTCCCGGCTCCTTTTTACCGGAAGGTAAAGAATATACGGTCGGCGAAAACGAATATTTTTGCTTAGGCGATAACCGCCCTTACAGTTCCGACTCTCGGGACTGGGGAACCGTGGTTCGGGAAGACATTATCGGCAAAGCCTGGCTCAAATATTGGCCTCCACCGAATTTAGGAATTTTGGCCAACGTTAAGTATTAA